The following coding sequences are from one Formosa haliotis window:
- the recR gene encoding recombination mediator RecR produces the protein MEFSSKLLEKAVNEMSQLPGVGKRTALRLVLHLLRQPESQTVQLAQALLKMRTEIKFCKSCNNISDNILCEICSNPRRNEEIICVVEDIRDVMAIENTSSFKGLYHVLGGKISPMDGIGPHDLNIMPLVNKVKEGRVKELIFALSPTMEGDTTNFYIYKQIQGLDVVTSTIARGISVGDELEYADEITLGRSILNRIPFEGSLKS, from the coding sequence ATGGAATTTTCTTCAAAATTATTAGAAAAAGCGGTAAACGAAATGTCGCAATTACCGGGGGTAGGGAAGCGTACCGCCTTACGATTGGTTTTACATTTATTACGTCAGCCAGAATCGCAAACCGTACAATTGGCACAAGCCTTGTTAAAAATGCGTACAGAGATTAAATTTTGTAAATCGTGTAATAATATTAGCGATAATATTCTTTGTGAAATTTGTTCGAACCCAAGACGAAATGAAGAAATTATTTGCGTGGTTGAAGATATTCGCGATGTTATGGCTATTGAAAATACCAGTTCGTTTAAAGGGTTATATCATGTATTGGGAGGTAAAATATCGCCAATGGATGGTATTGGTCCTCACGATTTAAATATTATGCCATTAGTAAATAAGGTAAAAGAAGGGCGTGTAAAAGAACTTATTTTTGCCTTGAGCCCGACAATGGAAGGCGATACGACTAACTTCTATATTTATAAACAAATTCAAGGTCTCGATGTGGTTACCTCTACAATTGCTCGAGGTATATCGGTTGGAGACGAATTGGAATATGCCGATGAGATTACCTTGGGACGTAGTATTTTAAATCGGATTCCTTTTGAAGGATCTTTAAAATCTTAA
- a CDS encoding 3-oxoacyl-ACP synthase III family protein gives MYNSKIIGLGYYVPDHVVSNDDLSKLMDTNDAWIQERTGIKERRWVKPGSEDTTSVMGVKAAKIAIERAGIDKDEIDFIVFATLSPDYYFPGPGVQVQEALGIKTVGALDVRNQCSGFIYGLSVADQFIKTGMYKNVLVIGSELHSKGLDKTTRGRSVSVIFGDGAGAAVLSRTEDNSKGVLSTHLHSEGEHAKELALTAPGMGTRWVDDILRENDPKDESYFPHMNGQFVFKNAVVRFSEVIMEGLMKNNLDKKDIDILIPHQANLRIAQFIQKKFGLNDDQVFNNIMKYGNTTAASIPIALTEAWEQGKIKEGDTVVLAAFGSGFTWGSAIIKW, from the coding sequence ATGTACAATTCTAAAATAATAGGTCTTGGGTATTATGTACCGGACCATGTGGTAAGCAACGACGATTTGTCTAAACTAATGGATACGAACGATGCTTGGATCCAGGAGCGAACAGGAATAAAGGAACGCAGATGGGTAAAACCAGGATCGGAAGATACAACTTCGGTGATGGGTGTTAAAGCGGCTAAAATTGCTATAGAACGCGCTGGAATAGATAAGGATGAAATCGATTTTATAGTGTTTGCTACGTTAAGTCCAGATTATTACTTTCCAGGTCCAGGGGTACAAGTACAAGAAGCTTTAGGGATTAAAACTGTTGGAGCTTTAGATGTAAGAAACCAATGTTCTGGTTTTATTTATGGGTTGTCTGTAGCCGACCAGTTTATAAAAACAGGTATGTATAAGAATGTATTGGTAATTGGAAGTGAGTTACATTCTAAAGGTTTAGATAAGACCACACGCGGACGTAGTGTTTCTGTAATTTTTGGTGATGGAGCAGGGGCCGCTGTTTTAAGTAGAACCGAAGACAATTCTAAAGGCGTTTTATCTACACATTTACATTCTGAAGGCGAGCATGCTAAAGAACTTGCTTTAACAGCGCCAGGAATGGGAACGCGTTGGGTGGATGATATTTTAAGAGAAAACGATCCTAAAGATGAAAGTTATTTTCCGCACATGAACGGACAGTTTGTATTTAAAAATGCTGTAGTACGTTTTAGTGAAGTGATTATGGAAGGGTTAATGAAAAATAATTTAGATAAAAAGGACATAGATATTTTAATTCCGCATCAAGCGAATTTACGTATAGCACAATTTATTCAGAAGAAATTTGGATTGAACGACGACCAAGTATTTAATAATATTATGAAATACGGAAATACCACAGCGGCTTCAATCCCGATTGCTTTAACAGAAGCTTGGGAACAAGGAAAAATTAAAGAAGGAGATACTGTTGTTTTAGCAGCCTTTGGTAGTGGATTTACTTGGGGAAGTGCTATTATTAAATGGTAA
- a CDS encoding outer membrane beta-barrel family protein, protein MKKTLTIVLLLFSLIIKAQNSAPNLLKTATLTGRVLDANLNQPLPYVTVVIKNLDGSTLTGSITDDNGLFSVTDLPLKKLQVVIQYVGFKRETKTVSFSKNKSNINLGDINLTEDVSQLDEVTVVAEVTTIQQKVDRKVINIGKDLTTVGPTASDIMNNLPSVSVDQQTGNISMRGNANVRVMVDGKLSNVPVAQLLKQIPSTSIKSIELITNPSAKYNPEGMSGIINIILHKNTNIGFNGNINLGLSHEYNAKFNSSIDLNYRNGKFNIYGNYGNNTGKNKNYGTIDRLDDLTHQIFNFNNNNKSHLYKVGIDFYMNDNNTISFFTNQNVYDGKGDGTTDIVFPSQDTQFQTFNSLTDNLSSQYNLAYKHEFKKEGEKLDIEIDYNDFGQTEDAAFGFVNIENSPNYKDHVETDRTQTTINVDYVNPLSEKAKLELGAEARLYNTQIDYESTGYSFDGNGDLNPTPSTDFDYTRDIYSAYITYSKTYEKWSYQAGARFEQVAEDANALNSNENTTESIPFSNDYFQVYPSAFITYNPSEKNTYQFSASRRVDRPGLSQVNPIREWSTPRISSYGNTALQPQFTNSVELNYTRKLGKGTITGGVFYRFIEDEINRAVYIDRNDLNKVILTYDNFDNTSAYGIELSSNYKPTPWWNFNASFDLYGQTQSGITEILNTSDNEIPTPDDIELTEIEVDNLVWNFRMNNTFKATKRLNFSLFGMYRGAQKSIQFQTKPMIMVNTGLQYSFLNDAATFSFNYNDIFNSMKFEFDQNTPFPATGQFNWESNTWYVGLSYRFGGNSYKALSRKNRDRNEKSSGGGFI, encoded by the coding sequence ATGAAAAAGACATTAACCATCGTCTTACTATTATTTTCTTTAATAATTAAGGCACAAAACTCTGCCCCCAACCTTTTAAAAACTGCCACTTTAACCGGTCGTGTTTTAGACGCAAATTTAAACCAACCCTTACCCTATGTTACAGTAGTTATTAAAAACCTTGATGGCTCGACCCTCACGGGAAGCATAACCGACGATAATGGCCTTTTTAGTGTTACAGATCTTCCGTTAAAAAAACTACAAGTCGTAATTCAATATGTAGGTTTTAAAAGAGAAACCAAAACGGTTAGCTTCTCTAAAAACAAAAGCAATATTAATTTAGGCGATATAAATCTTACCGAAGATGTATCGCAATTAGACGAGGTTACGGTTGTAGCAGAAGTCACAACTATTCAACAAAAAGTAGACCGCAAAGTCATTAACATCGGGAAAGATTTAACTACCGTTGGCCCAACAGCATCAGACATTATGAATAATCTTCCGTCTGTAAGTGTAGACCAACAAACGGGAAACATAAGCATGCGTGGTAACGCAAATGTACGTGTAATGGTAGATGGTAAACTATCTAATGTGCCGGTGGCTCAATTACTAAAACAAATTCCATCTACCTCCATAAAAAGTATTGAACTTATTACTAATCCGTCGGCTAAATACAATCCCGAAGGTATGAGCGGAATTATAAACATCATCCTACATAAAAACACGAATATCGGTTTTAACGGGAATATTAATTTAGGCCTATCTCACGAATACAACGCTAAATTTAATAGCTCTATAGATTTAAATTACCGAAACGGAAAATTCAATATTTATGGAAATTACGGAAACAATACCGGTAAGAATAAAAATTACGGTACTATAGACCGTTTAGACGATTTAACCCATCAAATCTTCAATTTCAACAACAATAACAAATCACATTTATACAAAGTTGGAATCGATTTTTATATGAATGACAATAATACGATTTCATTTTTCACCAATCAGAATGTATACGACGGCAAGGGCGACGGAACTACCGATATTGTTTTTCCTTCGCAAGACACGCAATTTCAAACCTTTAATAGCCTAACCGACAATTTATCGTCGCAATATAATTTAGCTTACAAACATGAGTTTAAAAAAGAAGGCGAGAAATTAGATATTGAAATAGATTATAACGATTTCGGGCAGACCGAAGATGCGGCATTCGGATTTGTAAATATTGAAAATTCTCCTAATTACAAAGACCATGTTGAAACAGACCGTACACAGACAACCATTAACGTAGATTATGTAAACCCGTTAAGCGAAAAAGCCAAGTTAGAACTGGGTGCAGAGGCCCGATTATACAACACACAAATAGATTATGAATCTACGGGTTATTCTTTCGACGGCAATGGGGATTTAAATCCAACCCCAAGTACAGATTTCGATTATACTAGAGATATTTATTCGGCTTATATTACCTATAGTAAAACCTACGAAAAATGGAGTTACCAAGCAGGAGCGCGCTTCGAGCAAGTTGCAGAAGATGCTAATGCTTTAAATTCTAACGAAAACACCACAGAGAGCATTCCGTTTTCTAATGATTATTTTCAAGTATACCCATCTGCATTTATCACTTATAACCCATCAGAAAAAAACACCTATCAATTTAGTGCCAGTCGTCGTGTAGACAGACCAGGCTTAAGTCAGGTGAATCCTATTCGCGAATGGAGCACACCGCGAATTTCTTCTTACGGAAATACCGCTTTACAACCTCAATTTACAAATTCGGTTGAACTTAATTACACAAGAAAACTTGGTAAAGGAACAATTACCGGAGGCGTATTCTATCGATTTATTGAAGATGAAATTAATCGTGCCGTTTATATTGACAGAAACGATTTAAACAAAGTGATTTTAACCTATGATAATTTTGATAACACTTCGGCTTATGGGATTGAATTATCGAGTAACTACAAACCTACACCTTGGTGGAATTTTAATGCAAGCTTCGATTTATACGGCCAAACACAATCTGGAATAACCGAAATTTTAAATACTTCTGATAATGAAATTCCTACCCCAGACGACATCGAATTAACAGAAATAGAGGTTGATAATTTGGTATGGAATTTTAGAATGAACAATACATTTAAAGCTACCAAACGACTTAATTTTTCTTTATTCGGAATGTATCGTGGCGCACAAAAAAGCATACAATTTCAAACAAAACCTATGATTATGGTTAATACCGGTTTGCAATACTCGTTCTTAAACGATGCTGCTACCTTTAGTTTTAATTACAATGACATTTTTAATTCGATGAAATTTGAATTCGACCAAAACACTCCATTCCCTGCTACCGGGCAATTTAATTGGGAAAGTAATACTTGGTATGTTGGTTTATCGTATCGCTTTGGAGGCAACTCTTATAAAGCTTTATCGCGAAAAAATCGAGATCGAAATGAAAAATCTAGTGGTGGCGGATTTATATAA
- a CDS encoding glycosyltransferase family 2 protein, translating into MKLSVIILNYNVRYFLEVCLKSVVAAIQNIDAEIIVVDNQSSDDSCTMVKTLFPEVNLIENKENFGFSKGNNIGVSQAKGAYVCILNPDTVVAEDTFEKLLKFADIQPKLGAVGCKLIDGTGGFLPESKRNIPTPKVALKKILGQDELYYANGLNEHSTGEVEVLVGAFMLIKREVYLAVNGFDEDYFMYGEDVDLSYKILKAGFKNYYFGDTTVIHFKGESTLRDKEYAKRFNGSMQIFYRKHFKNNVLVEQLVGLGIKGLTVLNLQPKIENRVVKSVVLISKKQNINLNVALGCKVQLKPKMEIVEDHQQYILDNNWLTFKEIIQILEQYKTNKTLTFRILSKQSNFILGSDNTVSKGIVVHF; encoded by the coding sequence TTGAAGCTCTCTGTAATTATATTAAACTACAATGTGCGCTATTTTTTAGAGGTCTGTCTAAAAAGTGTAGTTGCAGCCATTCAAAATATCGATGCAGAAATTATTGTAGTCGATAATCAATCGTCAGACGATAGTTGTACTATGGTTAAAACGTTGTTTCCAGAAGTTAACCTTATAGAAAACAAGGAGAATTTCGGATTTTCAAAGGGAAATAATATTGGCGTTTCTCAGGCAAAAGGAGCATATGTTTGTATTTTAAATCCAGACACTGTAGTGGCAGAAGACACTTTCGAAAAACTTTTAAAATTTGCAGACATACAACCTAAGCTAGGAGCAGTTGGCTGTAAATTAATCGATGGTACCGGTGGGTTTTTACCAGAAAGTAAACGAAATATTCCCACCCCAAAAGTGGCTTTAAAAAAGATTTTAGGTCAAGACGAGTTGTATTATGCCAATGGCTTAAATGAACATAGTACCGGAGAAGTTGAGGTTTTAGTAGGCGCCTTTATGCTTATAAAACGAGAGGTTTATCTTGCTGTAAATGGTTTCGATGAGGATTACTTTATGTATGGCGAAGATGTCGATTTGTCTTATAAAATATTGAAAGCAGGATTTAAAAATTACTATTTTGGAGATACTACTGTCATTCATTTTAAAGGGGAAAGTACCTTGCGAGATAAGGAATATGCCAAACGTTTTAATGGTTCTATGCAAATTTTTTATAGAAAACATTTCAAAAATAATGTGCTTGTAGAACAATTGGTTGGCTTGGGTATTAAAGGGTTAACCGTTTTAAATCTTCAACCTAAAATAGAAAACAGAGTAGTGAAATCGGTAGTTCTAATTTCAAAAAAACAAAATATAAACTTGAATGTAGCTTTGGGTTGTAAGGTGCAGTTAAAACCTAAAATGGAAATTGTAGAAGATCATCAGCAATATATTTTAGATAATAACTGGTTGACGTTTAAGGAGATTATACAAATACTAGAACAGTACAAAACGAATAAAACCTTAACCTTTAGAATTCTTTCCAAACAATCTAATTTTATTCTTGGGAGTGATAATACAGTATCTAAAGGAATTGTAGTTCATTTTTAG
- a CDS encoding CoA-binding protein: MSKKTLVIGASLNPMRYSHMAIQKLVNYKHETVAFGLRVGEVSGVAIDTELIPYKGIDTVTLYLNPKRQEQYYDYIIGLKPKRVIFNPGTENPEFYKKLEAHGIATEVACTLVLLSTNQY, encoded by the coding sequence ATGAGTAAGAAAACATTAGTGATTGGAGCATCCTTAAATCCGATGCGGTATTCGCATATGGCGATACAGAAGTTGGTAAATTATAAACATGAAACTGTTGCATTTGGCTTAAGGGTTGGCGAGGTTTCGGGAGTGGCAATCGATACCGAATTAATACCTTATAAAGGAATAGATACGGTAACATTATATTTAAATCCGAAACGCCAAGAGCAGTACTACGATTATATTATTGGTTTAAAACCAAAGCGCGTTATATTTAATCCGGGAACAGAAAATCCTGAATTTTATAAGAAATTGGAAGCCCATGGTATTGCTACCGAAGTGGCGTGTACTTTAGTTTTGTTGTCTACGAATCAATACTAA